One Gammaproteobacteria bacterium genomic window carries:
- a CDS encoding DUF58 domain-containing protein: MAERPWRVLLRDFFGVGRATPPAGAYTVDRRRVFVLPTAQGFAFGATAGAILIGAINYANSLAYLVAFLLAGLGLVSALHAHRNLLGLTLRPARVEPVFAGGEALFRVCLEAPGLRPAVTVAWRRADAGTRRGRWHEVGAPLPGAGSVCVELPVPAPRRGRLALGRLRVGTRYPLGLVRAWSPLELETGCLVYPRPAGSLPLPAPSSPDPAPAPGARGPAEQDFAGLRDYVRGDSSRRIHWKAAARGRDLPVKLFAGDAGQEVTLRLAEAGAGGTEERLSQLARWVLEAERAGVRYALELPGTSLASGLGEGHAERCLAALALYGARPGTP; the protein is encoded by the coding sequence ATGGCCGAGCGCCCCTGGCGCGTGCTGCTGCGGGACTTCTTCGGGGTCGGCCGGGCGACGCCGCCGGCGGGGGCGTACACGGTCGACCGGCGCCGGGTCTTCGTGCTGCCCACGGCCCAGGGCTTCGCCTTCGGGGCCACCGCCGGGGCCATCCTGATCGGCGCCATCAACTACGCGAACAGCCTCGCCTACCTGGTGGCCTTCCTGCTCGCGGGACTCGGCCTGGTCTCCGCGCTGCACGCCCACCGCAACCTTCTCGGGCTCACCCTGCGCCCCGCGCGCGTGGAGCCGGTCTTCGCCGGGGGTGAGGCCCTCTTCCGGGTCTGCCTCGAGGCCCCCGGCCTCCGCCCGGCGGTGACCGTAGCCTGGCGCCGGGCGGACGCGGGGACCCGCCGCGGTCGCTGGCACGAGGTGGGCGCCCCCCTGCCCGGGGCGGGGAGCGTGTGCGTCGAGCTGCCCGTGCCCGCGCCCCGGCGCGGGCGCCTCGCCCTGGGACGCCTGCGGGTCGGCACGCGTTACCCCCTCGGCCTCGTGCGCGCCTGGTCGCCGCTCGAGCTCGAGACAGGCTGCCTCGTCTACCCCCGCCCGGCCGGGAGCCTGCCCCTGCCGGCGCCGTCGAGCCCCGATCCGGCGCCCGCGCCCGGCGCCCGGGGCCCCGCCGAGCAGGACTTCGCGGGCCTGCGGGACTACGTGCGCGGGGATTCGAGCCGGCGGATCCACTGGAAGGCCGCCGCGCGGGGGCGCGATCTGCCGGTAAAGCTATTTGCCGGGGACGCGGGCCAGGAGGTGACGCTGCGCTTGGCGGAGGCGGGCGCGGGCGGCACCGAGGAGCGTCTCTCGCAGCTCGCCCGCTGGGTGCTGGAGGCCGAGCGGGCGGGGGTGCGGTACGCCCTCGAGCTCCCGGGGACCTCGCTCGCCTCGGGGCTCGGCGAGGGCCACGCCGAACGCTGCCTCGCCGCGCTCGCGCTCTACGGCGCCCGGCCGGGGACACCGTGA
- a CDS encoding AAA family ATPase produces the protein MRELLEPVVTQVSRTILGKGEVIRLALACLIARGHLLIEDVPGVGKTTLAHALARSLGLSFHRVQFTSDLLPADVLGVSVYDRQTGRFEFHPGPIFAQLVLADEVNRATPKAQSALLEAMEEHQVTLEGTTRPLPEPFFVIATQNPSHQVGTFPLPESQLDRFLMCLQLGYPDPAAERELFRGQDRRELLEGMSPCLGVEDLVAVQRAVPRVHTSEALLDYLQALVRFSRESPELRSGLSPRAGLAVLRAAQAWALMAGRNHVLPDDVQAVLPGVVGHRLRLVDDSGGSSREGPARLLAGVPVP, from the coding sequence ATGCGAGAGCTCCTCGAGCCCGTCGTCACCCAGGTCTCCCGGACCATTCTGGGCAAGGGGGAGGTGATCCGCCTCGCGCTCGCCTGCCTCATCGCCCGGGGGCACCTGCTCATCGAAGACGTGCCGGGCGTGGGCAAGACCACCCTGGCCCACGCGCTCGCCCGGTCGCTCGGGCTGTCCTTCCACCGCGTCCAGTTCACCAGCGACCTCCTGCCGGCCGACGTGCTGGGGGTGTCGGTGTACGACCGGCAGACCGGGCGCTTCGAGTTCCACCCGGGGCCGATCTTCGCCCAGCTGGTCCTCGCCGACGAGGTCAACCGGGCGACCCCGAAGGCCCAGAGCGCGCTCCTCGAGGCGATGGAGGAACACCAGGTCACGCTGGAGGGCACCACGCGCCCGCTGCCGGAGCCGTTCTTCGTCATCGCCACCCAGAACCCCTCCCACCAAGTCGGCACCTTCCCGCTGCCCGAGTCGCAACTGGACCGCTTCCTCATGTGCCTGCAGCTGGGCTACCCCGACCCCGCCGCCGAGCGCGAGCTGTTCCGGGGGCAGGACCGCCGGGAGCTCCTCGAGGGAATGTCCCCCTGCCTGGGGGTCGAGGACCTTGTCGCGGTACAGCGGGCGGTCCCCCGGGTGCACACCTCGGAGGCGCTGCTCGACTACCTGCAGGCGCTCGTGCGCTTCAGCCGGGAGTCACCGGAGCTACGCTCGGGCCTCTCCCCCCGGGCGGGACTGGCGGTGCTGCGCGCCGCCCAGGCCTGGGCGCTCATGGCGGGCCGGAACCACGTGCTGCCGGACGACGTCCAGGCGGTGCTGCCCGGGGTCGTGGGCCACCGCCTGCGGCTCGTGGACGACTCCGGCGGGTCCTCCCGTGAGGGGCCGGCCCGGCTCCTCGCCGGGGTGCCGGTGCCCTGA
- a CDS encoding leucine--tRNA ligase codes for MDERYEPREVEAEAQRYWDENEVFRVREDPGREKFYCLSMFPYPSGRLHMGHVRNYTIGDVIARYQRMQGRNVLQPMGWDAFGLPAENAAIANGVPPARWTYENIAYMKRQLRSLGFAIDWSRELATCKPEYYRWNQWLFLRMLEKGIAYQKTGVVNWDPVDQTVLANEQVIDGRGWRTGAPVEKREIPMYNLAITRYAEELLADLDRLPGWPERVRTMQANWIGKSQGVRFAFPYTLEGREERLWVFTTRADTIMGVTFCAVAAEHPLAAYAAARDPALAAFVDECRRGSVMEADLATVEKKGMPTGLTVTHPLTGAEVPVWVGNYVLMGYGEGAVMAVPAHDERDFAFARQYGLPIRQSIAWDDGRPFSDEAWQPWYAEHGRCVHSAPYDGLDYDHAVEAIAADLRARGLGDQQVMWRLRDWAISRQRYWGCPIPVVHCARCGEVPVPDDQLPVVLPEDVVPDGSGNPLAKREDFLACTCPRCAGPARRETDTMDTFVDSSWYYARYCSSDAAGAMVDGRVGYWMPVDQYIGGIEHAILHLLYSRFWSKVMRDLGLVSYDEPFERLLTQGMVLNHIFFRQGEKGGITYFAPDELDLRLDEGGRVTGASARGDGKPVEYGGIGTMSKSKRNGVDPQALIDRYGADTARLFIMFAAPPEQSLEWSDNAVEGASRFLKRLWKLVAAHVNAGPAPALAGAGIGAGRLDASALDDRQRELRRQVHETIAKVTDDLGRRYTFNTAIAAVMELVNALARAGGESPADRALMQEGLEAVVLLLSPIVPHASHVLWRELGHAGALVDAPWPVPDPTALTRDTVELVVQVNGKLRGRVSVPAGAGQAEVEAAALASENVRRFIADKVVRKVIVVPGKLVNVVVQG; via the coding sequence ATGGACGAGCGCTACGAACCCCGAGAGGTAGAGGCCGAGGCCCAGCGATACTGGGACGAGAACGAGGTGTTCCGCGTCCGCGAGGACCCCGGCCGGGAGAAGTTCTACTGCCTGTCCATGTTCCCGTACCCGAGCGGGCGCCTGCACATGGGGCACGTGCGCAACTACACGATCGGCGACGTGATCGCCCGCTACCAGCGCATGCAGGGCCGCAACGTGCTGCAGCCGATGGGCTGGGACGCCTTCGGGCTGCCCGCCGAGAACGCGGCCATCGCGAACGGCGTGCCGCCGGCGCGCTGGACCTACGAAAACATCGCCTACATGAAGCGCCAGCTGCGCTCGCTCGGCTTCGCGATCGACTGGTCCCGGGAGCTGGCCACCTGCAAGCCGGAGTACTACCGCTGGAACCAGTGGCTGTTCCTGCGGATGCTGGAGAAGGGGATCGCCTACCAGAAGACCGGGGTGGTGAACTGGGACCCCGTCGACCAGACCGTGCTCGCCAACGAGCAGGTGATCGACGGGCGCGGCTGGCGCACGGGCGCGCCGGTCGAGAAGCGCGAGATCCCCATGTACAACCTGGCGATCACGCGCTACGCCGAGGAGCTCCTGGCGGACCTGGACCGGCTCCCCGGCTGGCCCGAGCGCGTGCGCACCATGCAGGCCAACTGGATCGGTAAGAGCCAGGGCGTGCGCTTCGCCTTTCCCTACACGCTGGAGGGGCGCGAGGAGCGCCTGTGGGTGTTCACCACGCGCGCCGACACCATCATGGGCGTGACCTTCTGCGCAGTGGCGGCCGAGCACCCGCTGGCGGCCTACGCCGCGGCCCGGGACCCGGCCCTCGCCGCCTTCGTGGACGAGTGCCGCCGGGGCAGCGTGATGGAGGCGGACCTCGCCACGGTGGAGAAGAAGGGGATGCCCACCGGACTCACCGTCACCCACCCCCTCACCGGGGCCGAGGTGCCGGTCTGGGTCGGCAACTACGTGCTGATGGGCTACGGCGAGGGTGCGGTGATGGCGGTCCCCGCCCACGACGAGCGCGACTTCGCCTTCGCCCGGCAGTACGGCCTGCCGATCCGCCAGTCCATCGCCTGGGACGACGGCAGGCCGTTCTCCGACGAGGCCTGGCAGCCCTGGTACGCCGAGCACGGGCGCTGCGTGCACTCCGCCCCCTACGACGGCCTGGACTACGACCACGCCGTGGAGGCGATCGCCGCGGACCTGCGGGCCCGCGGGCTCGGCGACCAGCAGGTGATGTGGCGGCTGCGCGACTGGGCGATCTCCCGCCAGCGCTACTGGGGCTGCCCGATCCCCGTCGTCCACTGCGCTCGGTGCGGCGAGGTCCCGGTTCCGGACGACCAACTCCCGGTGGTGCTGCCCGAGGACGTGGTCCCCGACGGCAGTGGCAACCCCCTGGCCAAGCGCGAGGACTTCCTCGCCTGCACCTGCCCGCGCTGCGCCGGGCCGGCCCGGCGCGAGACCGACACCATGGACACCTTCGTGGACTCGTCCTGGTACTACGCCCGCTACTGCAGCTCCGACGCGGCGGGCGCGATGGTCGACGGGCGGGTCGGCTACTGGATGCCGGTGGACCAGTACATCGGGGGCATCGAGCACGCCATCCTGCACCTGCTCTACTCGCGCTTCTGGAGCAAGGTGATGCGCGACCTGGGGCTCGTCAGCTACGACGAGCCCTTCGAGCGCCTGCTCACCCAGGGCATGGTGCTGAACCACATCTTCTTCCGCCAGGGCGAGAAGGGCGGCATCACCTACTTCGCCCCGGACGAGCTCGATCTGCGGCTCGACGAGGGGGGCCGGGTCACCGGCGCGAGTGCGAGGGGCGACGGCAAGCCGGTGGAGTACGGCGGCATCGGGACGATGTCCAAGTCCAAGAGGAACGGCGTCGACCCCCAGGCGCTCATCGATCGCTACGGCGCGGACACGGCGCGGCTCTTCATCATGTTCGCGGCCCCGCCGGAGCAGTCCCTGGAGTGGTCGGACAACGCCGTGGAGGGCGCCTCCCGGTTCCTCAAGCGGCTGTGGAAGCTGGTGGCCGCGCACGTCAACGCCGGGCCTGCGCCCGCGCTCGCTGGCGCAGGGATCGGCGCCGGGCGGCTCGACGCCTCGGCGCTCGACGACCGGCAGCGGGAGCTGCGCCGCCAGGTCCACGAGACCATCGCCAAGGTCACCGACGACCTCGGCCGGCGCTACACCTTCAACACCGCCATCGCGGCGGTGATGGAGCTCGTCAACGCCCTCGCCCGCGCGGGCGGCGAGTCCCCCGCGGACCGGGCCCTGATGCAGGAGGGCCTCGAGGCGGTGGTGCTCCTGCTCTCCCCCATCGTCCCCCACGCGTCCCACGTGCTGTGGCGGGAGCTCGGCCACGCCGGGGCCCTGGTGGACGCCCCCTGGCCGGTCCCCGACCCCACGGCCCTGACCCGCGACACCGTGGAGCTCGTGGTGCAGGTGAACGGCAAGCTCCGGGGGCGGGTCAGCGTCCCTGCGGGGGCGGGGCAGGCCGAGGTCGAGGCCGCCGCCCTCGCCAGCGAGAACGTCCGCCGGTTCATCGCCGACAAGGTGGTGCGCAAGGTGATCGTGGTGCCCGGCAAGCTCGTCAACGTGGTGGTGCAGGGATGA
- a CDS encoding OmpA family protein, giving the protein MTRFARTTCLALACVFGLSACATDEYGQRAPMSDTAKGGMIGAGLGAAVGALVADKHGKGALIGAVGGGVAGALVGKYMDDQKRDFQKVLQPEIASGAITLQAQPNNQLVVSMTGGTAFDTGSNQIKAAFYPSLDKIAGVVNRYGKTQLAIVGHTDSTGALQMNMDLSQRRAGAVQDYLLSRQVIPQRLSATGVGPNQPRADNATEAGRALNRRVEITIIPVVEG; this is encoded by the coding sequence ATGACCCGTTTTGCACGCACCACCTGCCTTGCGCTCGCCTGTGTCTTTGGCCTGAGCGCCTGCGCCACCGACGAGTACGGCCAGCGCGCCCCCATGAGCGACACCGCCAAGGGCGGGATGATCGGCGCCGGCCTCGGGGCGGCGGTCGGGGCCCTTGTGGCCGACAAGCACGGCAAGGGCGCGCTCATCGGCGCGGTCGGCGGCGGCGTCGCCGGCGCCCTCGTGGGCAAGTACATGGACGACCAGAAGCGGGACTTCCAGAAGGTCCTGCAGCCGGAGATCGCCTCGGGGGCCATCACCCTGCAGGCCCAGCCCAACAACCAGCTCGTGGTCAGCATGACCGGCGGGACGGCCTTCGACACGGGCTCGAACCAGATCAAGGCCGCCTTCTACCCGAGCCTCGACAAGATCGCCGGGGTGGTGAACCGCTACGGCAAGACCCAGCTGGCGATCGTGGGCCACACCGACAGTACCGGCGCGCTGCAGATGAACATGGACCTGTCCCAGCGCCGCGCCGGAGCGGTGCAGGACTACCTGCTCTCTCGCCAGGTCATTCCCCAGCGCCTGAGCGCGACCGGCGTCGGGCCGAACCAGCCCCGGGCGGACAACGCCACCGAGGCGGGCCGGGCCCTGAACCGCCGCGTGGAGATCACCATCATCCCCGTGGTCGAGGGCTGA
- a CDS encoding phosphoribulokinase produces MSRKHPIVAVTGSSGAGTTTVKRAFEHIFRREGITPAIYEGDSFHRYSRVEMRERVKKAQAEGRTLSHFGPDANLFEKLEDTFRTYGENGRGQRRYYVHDEEEAALYRQKAGEFTPWQDIPEKTDLLFYEGLHGGVVTDTANVARHIDLLIGVVPIVNLEWIQKIFRDTGERGYRPEDVTEIILRRMPDYVHYIAPQFSRTDINFQRVPTVDTSNPFIARDIPTADESFVVIRFREPAKLKVDFPYLLSMLRDSFMSRRNTLVVPGGKMGLAMEVILGPLIDKLVADKRALG; encoded by the coding sequence ATGTCGCGCAAACACCCCATCGTCGCGGTCACGGGCTCGTCGGGCGCGGGCACCACCACCGTCAAGCGGGCCTTCGAGCACATCTTCCGCCGCGAGGGGATCACCCCGGCGATCTACGAGGGCGACAGCTTCCACCGCTACAGCCGGGTGGAGATGCGGGAGCGGGTGAAGAAGGCCCAGGCCGAAGGGCGCACGCTGAGCCACTTCGGTCCCGACGCGAACCTCTTCGAGAAGCTCGAGGACACCTTCCGCACCTACGGCGAGAACGGGCGGGGCCAGCGGCGCTACTACGTGCACGACGAGGAAGAGGCCGCGCTCTACCGCCAGAAGGCCGGGGAGTTCACCCCGTGGCAGGACATCCCGGAGAAGACCGACCTGCTGTTCTACGAGGGTCTGCACGGGGGCGTGGTGACCGACACGGCCAACGTCGCCCGGCACATAGACCTGCTGATCGGCGTGGTGCCGATCGTGAACCTGGAGTGGATCCAGAAGATCTTCCGGGACACCGGGGAGCGGGGCTACCGCCCGGAGGACGTGACCGAGATCATCCTGCGGCGCATGCCCGACTACGTGCACTACATCGCGCCGCAGTTCTCGCGCACCGACATCAACTTCCAGCGCGTCCCGACCGTGGACACCTCGAACCCGTTCATCGCCCGGGACATCCCCACGGCGGACGAGAGCTTCGTGGTGATCCGCTTCCGGGAGCCCGCGAAGCTGAAGGTCGACTTCCCCTACCTGCTGTCGATGCTGCGGGACTCGTTCATGTCCCGGCGCAACACCCTCGTCGTGCCGGGCGGCAAGATGGGGCTCGCGATGGAGGTGATCCTCGGCCCCCTCATCGACAAGCTGGTGGCCGACAAGCGGGCCCTCGGCTGA
- a CDS encoding DUF748 domain-containing protein: MRRRRRRSLEVGRRVLGALFWTTVAVLSLVLALPALIPHVVPWVAARYGFDVAIERASYALPGPELRLQGLRVGAAGQALQARDVRVALDARALLAARLELSALAVEGARFTLVPVPQEQRSGSWQLFGLRPVLPAGLALPVPAALELRDVGLTFPDSAVPDLDLDFLSLAPAPAGNRLLEATARTAGGEVRVEGSLTGPGAAGGELRLRLERVDLEALAGLLSPVLPGAREGRVGGDLKAGWSSAREPVTLEGALDFVQVAADLAGSRVADATGRWEGTVRLARGGAGVTGARVVGRLSLDRGALSTSAGSFEAEGLLFEGRTGWEMSAGELGEWTLDGDGEVEHAAVREGPWAGARARQAAFWGLWRGPGREPSLGQLRAARVDLPAARGEAVRVQGLSLGEEGISLGELTAGPVTVPGPDDARPATAQSVEATEVVFTPSWSRAGMVMVTGLVAPGPQPDGGLELAGAVLQGVRVGGGEGTHLAEVQLRGLALAGVRDEGGRWRWPALPLAAGEAPTVDGVLVAPGARVSWTDLTTDPPVRIALTDVEGRLGARDRTRPGRFSARASLAEARTEVSGELGTAGGGAAASLRATLSGVPLAVLSPYLREALGWDLSAGSVSAEVDARASSAGWGGRVRLGLSGAEVVPARGSGAGTRWLARGLLLLADGQGRAAADLTFGGGARLERALSDALAASVESAYRAAGLSRAQAVQLLREGAVPLARVELDAGGEPEGAGAARLESLAALLRAHPGAHLEVCGPGPEAEVVRERLQRAGRLPATQLGTCADVPAGDQALGPPGVGLTLRSAP, from the coding sequence GTGAGGAGGCGGCGCAGGAGGTCCCTGGAGGTCGGGCGGCGCGTCCTGGGCGCGCTGTTCTGGACCACCGTGGCCGTCCTCTCGCTGGTCCTGGCCCTGCCGGCGCTCATCCCCCACGTCGTGCCCTGGGTCGCGGCCCGCTACGGCTTCGACGTGGCCATCGAGCGGGCGAGCTACGCCCTGCCCGGGCCGGAGCTGCGCCTGCAGGGGCTGCGGGTCGGCGCCGCCGGGCAGGCCCTGCAGGCCCGGGACGTGCGCGTCGCCCTCGACGCGCGCGCCCTGCTCGCGGCCCGCCTCGAGCTCTCGGCCCTCGCAGTCGAAGGGGCACGCTTCACCCTCGTGCCGGTCCCGCAGGAGCAGCGCTCCGGGTCGTGGCAGCTCTTCGGCCTGCGCCCGGTCCTCCCCGCGGGCCTTGCCCTGCCCGTGCCGGCCGCGCTCGAGCTCCGGGACGTGGGGCTCACCTTCCCGGACAGCGCCGTCCCGGACCTCGATCTGGACTTCCTCAGCCTCGCCCCGGCGCCTGCGGGGAACCGGCTGCTCGAGGCGACCGCCCGCACCGCGGGCGGCGAGGTCCGCGTCGAGGGCTCCCTGACGGGGCCCGGCGCGGCGGGGGGCGAGTTGCGGCTCCGGCTGGAACGGGTCGACCTCGAGGCGCTCGCGGGACTCCTGTCGCCCGTTCTCCCGGGCGCGCGGGAGGGCCGCGTCGGGGGAGACCTGAAGGCCGGTTGGTCGTCCGCGCGCGAGCCGGTGACCCTGGAGGGCGCGCTGGACTTCGTGCAGGTCGCCGCGGACCTCGCCGGGTCGCGGGTCGCGGACGCCACCGGGCGTTGGGAGGGCACGGTCCGCCTGGCGCGGGGGGGCGCGGGGGTGACCGGTGCGCGGGTCGTGGGGCGGCTCTCGCTGGACCGGGGCGCCCTGTCCACCTCCGCCGGCAGCTTCGAGGCGGAGGGGCTCCTCTTCGAGGGTCGGACCGGCTGGGAGATGTCTGCCGGTGAGCTTGGGGAGTGGACCCTGGACGGCGACGGGGAGGTGGAGCACGCCGCGGTCCGCGAGGGGCCGTGGGCGGGTGCGCGGGCGCGGCAGGCGGCGTTCTGGGGGCTCTGGCGGGGCCCGGGCCGGGAGCCCTCCCTGGGCCAGCTGCGGGCGGCTCGGGTCGACCTGCCCGCGGCTCGGGGCGAGGCGGTGCGGGTTCAGGGCCTGTCGCTCGGCGAGGAAGGGATCAGCCTCGGCGAGCTGACCGCAGGGCCGGTGACGGTGCCGGGCCCGGACGACGCCCGCCCGGCCACGGCGCAGTCCGTGGAGGCGACGGAGGTGGTCTTCACCCCCTCCTGGAGTCGCGCCGGGATGGTGATGGTCACGGGCCTCGTCGCCCCCGGGCCCCAGCCCGACGGGGGGCTCGAGCTCGCCGGGGCCGTCCTGCAAGGGGTGCGGGTCGGCGGGGGCGAGGGTACGCACCTCGCAGAGGTCCAGCTGCGCGGCCTCGCCCTCGCCGGGGTCCGGGACGAAGGCGGGCGCTGGCGCTGGCCGGCGCTCCCGCTGGCCGCGGGCGAGGCTCCGACGGTGGACGGTGTCCTGGTGGCTCCCGGCGCCCGCGTCTCCTGGACCGACCTCACGACCGACCCGCCGGTGCGCATCGCGCTGACGGACGTGGAGGGCCGGCTCGGCGCGCGCGACCGCACTCGCCCGGGGCGTTTCTCCGCCCGGGCGAGCCTCGCCGAGGCGCGGACGGAGGTCTCGGGCGAGCTCGGCACGGCAGGGGGGGGCGCTGCGGCCAGCCTGCGGGCGACCCTCTCCGGGGTACCGCTCGCGGTCCTCTCGCCCTATCTGCGGGAGGCGCTCGGATGGGACCTCTCCGCGGGGTCGGTCTCCGCCGAGGTCGACGCCCGCGCCTCCTCCGCCGGCTGGGGTGGGCGCGTGCGCCTGGGCCTGTCGGGCGCCGAGGTCGTCCCGGCGCGGGGCAGTGGAGCCGGCACCCGCTGGCTCGCGCGGGGGCTACTCCTGCTCGCGGACGGTCAGGGGCGCGCAGCGGCGGACCTGACATTCGGCGGTGGCGCGCGCCTGGAGCGGGCCCTCTCGGACGCCCTCGCGGCCTCGGTCGAGTCGGCCTACCGCGCGGCGGGCCTCAGCCGGGCCCAGGCGGTCCAGCTGCTCCGGGAGGGGGCGGTGCCCCTCGCCCGGGTGGAGCTCGACGCCGGGGGGGAGCCCGAGGGCGCCGGCGCGGCCCGTCTGGAGTCCCTGGCGGCCCTCCTGCGGGCGCATCCGGGGGCCCACCTGGAGGTCTGCGGCCCCGGTCCCGAGGCCGAGGTAGTCCGTGAACGTTTGCAGCGCGCCGGCCGCCTGCCGGCCACCCAGCTGGGGACCTGCGCCGACGTGCCCGCCGGCGACCAGGCCCTCGGCCCGCCCGGCGTCGGCCTGACCCTGCGCTCAGCGCCCTGA
- a CDS encoding DUF3488 domain-containing transglutaminase family protein, which translates to MSAPPGVSTPQVLWLAGALAMVVLPHAGRVPLWATALFLALALWRLAELAGRAAPPGRALRLALALAVAVGVYASYGQVFGRNPGVALLVAFSGLKLVETHTRRDAFVGVLLGYFLVVTNLLYTQSIPTGLYLTAALTLLTATLAALALPPGTAWPVRRQLGLAGSLLLQASPVAVALFVLFPRLPGPLWALPSDAHSARSGLDDTMSPGLISRLGLSDEVAFRVRFSGAQPPRGELYWRGPVLWTTDGRSWSAGDGGQESAPQVLAEGPATGYQVTLEPHGRRWLYALDAPVEPPPGTQVRGDLQLLAAAPVRQRMRYEATSATRYRLPTLSERQRRLALELPPGAHPDAVALAQGWQAGDADPEARVRKALLLFREQPFVYSLNPPLLLGDPVDEFLFGSRKGFCEHYAGAFTVLMRAAGVPARVVTGYQGGEVNPLDGYLVVRQRDAHAWAEVWLEERGWVRVDPTGAVSPARVERGFDAALPEAVAPFAGLLLDEDSGVYRLLHGMRHGWDAANNWWNQWVLGYEQRRQRELLGRVGIDPGDWRRLGTALALLTGVPLLVVSLLLHLRRGRRLDPARRAYDRFCRVLARRGVARAPAEAPLAFARRASRSLPAEAGAIESVTGAYVAVRYAPSGGDLERLRLLVRTFAPAGRWPWRRSRERRAGGSRFD; encoded by the coding sequence GTGAGCGCGCCGCCCGGGGTCTCCACCCCCCAGGTCCTCTGGCTCGCGGGGGCGCTCGCGATGGTGGTGCTGCCGCACGCCGGGCGCGTCCCGCTCTGGGCCACGGCGCTGTTCCTCGCCCTCGCGCTGTGGCGCCTGGCGGAGCTCGCGGGGCGCGCAGCGCCGCCGGGGCGCGCGCTGCGGCTCGCGCTCGCGCTGGCCGTGGCCGTCGGCGTGTACGCGAGCTACGGCCAGGTCTTCGGGCGCAACCCCGGGGTGGCCCTGCTGGTCGCCTTCAGCGGGCTGAAGCTGGTGGAGACCCACACCCGTCGGGACGCCTTCGTGGGGGTCCTGCTCGGGTACTTCCTCGTGGTCACCAACCTGCTCTACACCCAGTCGATTCCGACCGGCCTCTATCTCACGGCCGCCCTCACCCTGCTCACGGCCACGCTCGCCGCCCTGGCCTTGCCCCCCGGCACGGCCTGGCCCGTCCGCCGCCAACTGGGGCTGGCCGGCTCCCTGCTCCTGCAGGCGAGCCCCGTGGCGGTAGCCCTCTTCGTGCTCTTCCCCCGCCTGCCCGGCCCCCTGTGGGCGCTGCCCTCCGACGCCCACTCCGCCCGCAGCGGCCTCGACGACACCATGAGCCCGGGGCTCATCAGCCGGCTCGGGCTGTCCGACGAAGTCGCCTTCCGGGTGCGCTTCTCCGGCGCGCAGCCCCCCCGGGGCGAGCTCTACTGGCGCGGCCCGGTGCTCTGGACGACCGACGGCCGGAGCTGGAGCGCGGGAGACGGGGGGCAGGAGTCGGCCCCCCAGGTCCTCGCCGAGGGCCCTGCGACGGGCTACCAGGTGACGCTCGAGCCCCACGGCCGGCGCTGGCTCTACGCCCTCGACGCACCCGTCGAGCCACCACCCGGGACACAGGTCCGCGGCGACCTGCAGCTCCTCGCGGCCGCTCCCGTGCGCCAGCGCATGCGCTACGAGGCCACCTCGGCCACCCGCTACCGGCTACCCACGCTCAGCGAACGCCAGCGCCGGCTCGCCCTGGAGCTGCCCCCCGGGGCCCACCCGGACGCCGTCGCGCTCGCGCAGGGGTGGCAGGCCGGGGACGCGGACCCCGAGGCCCGCGTGAGGAAGGCGCTCCTCCTGTTCCGCGAGCAGCCATTCGTCTATTCGTTGAACCCCCCGCTGTTGCTGGGCGACCCGGTGGACGAGTTCCTCTTCGGGTCGCGCAAGGGCTTCTGCGAGCACTACGCCGGCGCCTTCACCGTGCTGATGCGCGCGGCGGGCGTGCCCGCGCGGGTCGTCACCGGCTACCAGGGGGGCGAGGTCAACCCGCTGGACGGCTATCTCGTGGTACGCCAGCGCGACGCCCACGCCTGGGCCGAGGTGTGGCTGGAGGAACGGGGCTGGGTGCGCGTCGACCCCACCGGGGCGGTGTCCCCGGCGCGCGTGGAGCGAGGGTTCGACGCCGCGCTGCCCGAGGCCGTCGCGCCCTTCGCGGGGCTGCTCCTCGATGAGGACTCCGGGGTCTATCGCCTGCTGCACGGGATGCGCCACGGCTGGGACGCCGCCAACAATTGGTGGAACCAGTGGGTGCTCGGCTACGAGCAGCGCCGGCAGCGCGAGCTGCTCGGGCGCGTGGGCATCGACCCCGGCGACTGGCGCCGGCTCGGTACCGCCCTGGCCCTGCTCACCGGCGTCCCGCTGCTCGTGGTCTCCCTGCTCCTGCACCTGCGGCGCGGGCGGCGGCTCGACCCGGCGCGCCGGGCCTACGACCGGTTCTGCCGGGTCCTCGCGCGCCGGGGTGTCGCGCGGGCCCCAGCCGAAGCCCCCCTCGCCTTCGCGCGGCGCGCCAGCCGGTCCCTGCCCGCCGAGGCGGGGGCCATCGAGTCGGTCACGGGCGCCTATGTCGCCGTGCGCTACGCCCCTTCGGGCGGGGACCTGGAGCGCCTGCGCCTCCTGGTGCGCACCTTCGCCCCGGCCGGCCGCTGGCCCTGGAGGCGTTCCCGGGAGAGGCGCGCGGGCGGATCGCGATTCGACTAG